One genomic segment of Vespa velutina chromosome 10, iVesVel2.1, whole genome shotgun sequence includes these proteins:
- the LOC124952645 gene encoding adenylyl cyclase-associated protein 1 isoform X3, with protein MSIAGYENLLAGSVKEYLQLSQKIGGDVATHSEMVEKAFQIQLGFIQLAATRSAPTNQSEQMSLLAPTSAQIQQIQEFSEKNRNSAFFNHLAAISGSIPALGWVAVSPTPAPYVKEMNDAGQFYTNRVLKDWKEKDKTHVDWCKAWVQALTDLQQYVRQHHTTGLVWAKSGSAPVGIPPPPPPSMPLPDVSALNVSDDRSALFAEINQGEGITKNLKKVTSDMQTHKNPSLRTGPAPFKAPVLGNAIPAKSVPPANVPIDKPPVFTKDGKKWLVEYHKGNKDLLVDNVEMNNVVYMFRCQDSTMVVKGKVNSIVMDSCRKSSVVFDSVVSSIEFVNCQSVQMQVLGKVPTISIDKTDGCQMYLNSESLDVELITSKSSEMNVMVPKGNGDYTEYPVPEQFKTTISPKGLSTIAVDSLG; from the exons ATGTCAATAGCAGGATACGAGAATCTTTTGGCAGGATCGGTGAAGGAATATCTTCAGTTGAGTCAAAAGATTGGCGGGGATGTAGCTACTCACAGTGAAATGGTTGAGAAAGCTTTCCA AATCCAACTAGGTTTCATCCAATTGGCTGCGACTCGTTCGGCGCCGACGAATCAATCCGAACAAATGTCTCTACTTGCACCGACCTCGGCGCAGATTCAACAGATACAAGAATTTAGCgagaagaatagaaattcGGCTTTCTTCAATCATCTCGCTGCTATCAGCGGAAGTATTCCAGCATTAGGATGGGTCGCGGTTTCGCCGACGCCAGCTCCTTACGTAAAGGAAATGAACGATGCCGGACAATTTTACACCAATCGCGTCTTAAAGGATTGGAAAGAGAA AGACAAAACGCATGTGGATTGGTGTAAAGCGTGGGTACAAGCATTGACCGATCTTCAGCAATACGTTCGACAACATCATACGACGGGATTGGTATGGGCCAAGTCTGGTTCTGCGCCAGTGGGGattccaccaccaccaccaccgtcgATGCCTTTGCCCGACGTCTCTGCTTTGAACGTCAGTGACGATAGAAGTGCTCTCTTCGCTGAAATTAATCAAGGGGAAGGTATCACCAAGA ATTTGAAGAAAGTCACGTCGGACATGCAAACTCATAAGAATCCGTCTTTAAGAACCGGACCAGCTCCATTCAAAGCTCCGGTTCTTGGCAACGCAATACCAGCAAAATCAGTACCACCTGCTAATGTACCGATCGATAAACCGCCAGTATTTACCAAAGATGGTAAAAAATGGCTTGTG GAATATCACAAGGGTAATAAAGATTTGCTCGTCGACAACGTCGAGATGAACAACGTCGTGTATATGTTCCGTTGCCAGGACAGTACAATGGTCGTcaaaggaaaagtaaattcCATCGTGATGGATTCTTGCCGCAAATCATCGGTCGTATTTGACTCGGTCGTTTCGAGTATCGAGTTCGTCAACTGCCAAAGTGTACAGATGCAG GTACTCGGTAAGGTGCCAACTATTTCGATCGACAAAACGGACGGCTGTCAAATGTATCTCAATTCGGAATCATTGGATGTCGAGCTCATAACCAGCAAGTCTAGCGAAATGAATGTCATGGTGCCGAAAGGAAATGGAGATTAC ACGGAGTATCCTGTTCCGGAACAATTTAAAACGACCATCAGTCCGAAGGGCCTCAGCACAATTGCCGTCGATTCACTCGGCTAA
- the LOC124952645 gene encoding adenylyl cyclase-associated protein 1 isoform X2: protein MQRKESRMVPETYKSILNMWQNRCEANDREEHLEDLVNRLENVTKRLERVPAQSTTAQTQETAVQTNTPSPKKPQAASTRNTAASPLSSPEKASIIRSINGSDNMSIAGYENLLAGSVKEYLQLSQKIGGDVATHSEMVEKAFQIQLGFIQLAATRSAPTNQSEQMSLLAPTSAQIQQIQEFSEKNRNSAFFNHLAAISGSIPALGWVAVSPTPAPYVKEMNDAGQFYTNRVLKDWKEKDKTHVDWCKAWVQALTDLQQYVRQHHTTGLVWAKSGSAPVGIPPPPPPSMPLPDVSALNVSDDRSALFAEINQGEGITKNLKKVTSDMQTHKNPSLRTGPAPFKAPVLGNAIPAKSVPPANVPIDKPPVFTKDGKKWLVEYHKGNKDLLVDNVEMNNVVYMFRCQDSTMVVKGKVNSIVMDSCRKSSVVFDSVVSSIEFVNCQSVQMQVLGKVPTISIDKTDGCQMYLNSESLDVELITSKSSEMNVMVPKGNGDYTEYPVPEQFKTTISPKGLSTIAVDSLG, encoded by the exons ATGCAGAGGAAGGAATCTCGGATGGTTCCGGAAACGTACAAGAGCATATTGAATATGTGGCAGAATC GTTGCGAAGCAAACGACAGGGAAGAACATTTGGAGGATTTGGTGAATCGACTTGAGAACGTAACTAAGCGATTGGAGAGAGTACCGGCACAGTCTACTACAGCTCAAACTCAAGAAACCGCGGTGCAAACTAACACCCCGTCACCGAAGAAACCGCAAGCGGCGTCGACGAGAAACACAGCGGCGTCGCCTTTATCCTCGCCCGAAAAAGCATCGATAATTCGTTCGATCAACGGCAGCGACAACATGTCAATAGCAGGATACGAGAATCTTTTGGCAGGATCGGTGAAGGAATATCTTCAGTTGAGTCAAAAGATTGGCGGGGATGTAGCTACTCACAGTGAAATGGTTGAGAAAGCTTTCCA AATCCAACTAGGTTTCATCCAATTGGCTGCGACTCGTTCGGCGCCGACGAATCAATCCGAACAAATGTCTCTACTTGCACCGACCTCGGCGCAGATTCAACAGATACAAGAATTTAGCgagaagaatagaaattcGGCTTTCTTCAATCATCTCGCTGCTATCAGCGGAAGTATTCCAGCATTAGGATGGGTCGCGGTTTCGCCGACGCCAGCTCCTTACGTAAAGGAAATGAACGATGCCGGACAATTTTACACCAATCGCGTCTTAAAGGATTGGAAAGAGAA AGACAAAACGCATGTGGATTGGTGTAAAGCGTGGGTACAAGCATTGACCGATCTTCAGCAATACGTTCGACAACATCATACGACGGGATTGGTATGGGCCAAGTCTGGTTCTGCGCCAGTGGGGattccaccaccaccaccaccgtcgATGCCTTTGCCCGACGTCTCTGCTTTGAACGTCAGTGACGATAGAAGTGCTCTCTTCGCTGAAATTAATCAAGGGGAAGGTATCACCAAGA ATTTGAAGAAAGTCACGTCGGACATGCAAACTCATAAGAATCCGTCTTTAAGAACCGGACCAGCTCCATTCAAAGCTCCGGTTCTTGGCAACGCAATACCAGCAAAATCAGTACCACCTGCTAATGTACCGATCGATAAACCGCCAGTATTTACCAAAGATGGTAAAAAATGGCTTGTG GAATATCACAAGGGTAATAAAGATTTGCTCGTCGACAACGTCGAGATGAACAACGTCGTGTATATGTTCCGTTGCCAGGACAGTACAATGGTCGTcaaaggaaaagtaaattcCATCGTGATGGATTCTTGCCGCAAATCATCGGTCGTATTTGACTCGGTCGTTTCGAGTATCGAGTTCGTCAACTGCCAAAGTGTACAGATGCAG GTACTCGGTAAGGTGCCAACTATTTCGATCGACAAAACGGACGGCTGTCAAATGTATCTCAATTCGGAATCATTGGATGTCGAGCTCATAACCAGCAAGTCTAGCGAAATGAATGTCATGGTGCCGAAAGGAAATGGAGATTAC ACGGAGTATCCTGTTCCGGAACAATTTAAAACGACCATCAGTCCGAAGGGCCTCAGCACAATTGCCGTCGATTCACTCGGCTAA
- the LOC124952645 gene encoding adenylyl cyclase-associated protein 1 isoform X1, with translation MFKCCVCNKSSRKEKVLGNEMTSNKSSGNKVGDSSIKIEDEMREEMKEKANGEIQRCEKEASSLLENHVVSSEKLTTGNDEKEGRIEKAERIEKDEGGMLEHEEGVLEETDRERDSKGTTKGTGNAGKDEEENGGGDIGGVETTIPSSATSIKVVVKSNLYNGSGYIERTIDDGPEEEGDDSVFESCPNENENDNENETTGKATTVSAIPRWLSEEEEADPGSEGCSGMQEPPATPVARDELALRRHRFFSDLLQATQNSSEHRVRFDPLGPMVHAGCEANDREEHLEDLVNRLENVTKRLERVPAQSTTAQTQETAVQTNTPSPKKPQAASTRNTAASPLSSPEKASIIRSINGSDNMSIAGYENLLAGSVKEYLQLSQKIGGDVATHSEMVEKAFQIQLGFIQLAATRSAPTNQSEQMSLLAPTSAQIQQIQEFSEKNRNSAFFNHLAAISGSIPALGWVAVSPTPAPYVKEMNDAGQFYTNRVLKDWKEKDKTHVDWCKAWVQALTDLQQYVRQHHTTGLVWAKSGSAPVGIPPPPPPSMPLPDVSALNVSDDRSALFAEINQGEGITKNLKKVTSDMQTHKNPSLRTGPAPFKAPVLGNAIPAKSVPPANVPIDKPPVFTKDGKKWLVEYHKGNKDLLVDNVEMNNVVYMFRCQDSTMVVKGKVNSIVMDSCRKSSVVFDSVVSSIEFVNCQSVQMQVLGKVPTISIDKTDGCQMYLNSESLDVELITSKSSEMNVMVPKGNGDYTEYPVPEQFKTTISPKGLSTIAVDSLG, from the exons ATGTTCAAATGCTGCGTTTGCAACAAGAGttcgaggaaggaaaaagtattGGGCAATGAAATGACCAGCAATAAATCGTCAGGAAATAAAGTCGGAGattcatcgataaaaatcgaaGACGAGATGCGAGAAGAGATGAAGGAGAAGGCTAACGGTGAGATTCAGAGATGCGAGAAGGAAGCATCTTCTTTATTGGAAAATCACGTAGTTAGCTCGGAAAAATTAACTACGGGTAATGACGAGAAGGAGGGTAGGATTGAAAAAGCTGAGAGAATCGAGAAAGACGAGGGTGGAATGTTGGAACACGAGGAAGGGGTGTTAGAGGAGACGGATAGGGAACGAGACTCGAAAGGAACGACTAAGGGGACTGGAAACGCGGGGAAAGACGAGGAGGagaatggtggtggtgatatCGGTGGCGTTGAAACGACGATACCTTCTTCCGCTACTAGCATCAAAGTCGTAGTTAAATCGAATCTTTACAATGGATCGGGTTATATTGAGCGAACGATCGACGACGGTCCCGAGGAGGAAGGGGACGATTCCGTTTTCGAATCGTGCccgaacgagaacgagaatgataatgaaaacgaAACGACTGGGAAAGCTACGACAG TTTCTGCGATTCCACGTTGGCTGTcagaagaggaagaagctGATCCGGGATCGGAGGGATGCAGCGGTATGCAAGAACCCCCTGCTACTCCTGTAGCTCGCGACGAGCTTGCTCTAAGGCGACACAGGTTCTTCTCCGATTTGCTACAGGCTACGCAGAACTCCTCGGAGCACAGAGTGAGATTCGACCCGCTAGGACCGATGGTGCACGCCG GTTGCGAAGCAAACGACAGGGAAGAACATTTGGAGGATTTGGTGAATCGACTTGAGAACGTAACTAAGCGATTGGAGAGAGTACCGGCACAGTCTACTACAGCTCAAACTCAAGAAACCGCGGTGCAAACTAACACCCCGTCACCGAAGAAACCGCAAGCGGCGTCGACGAGAAACACAGCGGCGTCGCCTTTATCCTCGCCCGAAAAAGCATCGATAATTCGTTCGATCAACGGCAGCGACAACATGTCAATAGCAGGATACGAGAATCTTTTGGCAGGATCGGTGAAGGAATATCTTCAGTTGAGTCAAAAGATTGGCGGGGATGTAGCTACTCACAGTGAAATGGTTGAGAAAGCTTTCCA AATCCAACTAGGTTTCATCCAATTGGCTGCGACTCGTTCGGCGCCGACGAATCAATCCGAACAAATGTCTCTACTTGCACCGACCTCGGCGCAGATTCAACAGATACAAGAATTTAGCgagaagaatagaaattcGGCTTTCTTCAATCATCTCGCTGCTATCAGCGGAAGTATTCCAGCATTAGGATGGGTCGCGGTTTCGCCGACGCCAGCTCCTTACGTAAAGGAAATGAACGATGCCGGACAATTTTACACCAATCGCGTCTTAAAGGATTGGAAAGAGAA AGACAAAACGCATGTGGATTGGTGTAAAGCGTGGGTACAAGCATTGACCGATCTTCAGCAATACGTTCGACAACATCATACGACGGGATTGGTATGGGCCAAGTCTGGTTCTGCGCCAGTGGGGattccaccaccaccaccaccgtcgATGCCTTTGCCCGACGTCTCTGCTTTGAACGTCAGTGACGATAGAAGTGCTCTCTTCGCTGAAATTAATCAAGGGGAAGGTATCACCAAGA ATTTGAAGAAAGTCACGTCGGACATGCAAACTCATAAGAATCCGTCTTTAAGAACCGGACCAGCTCCATTCAAAGCTCCGGTTCTTGGCAACGCAATACCAGCAAAATCAGTACCACCTGCTAATGTACCGATCGATAAACCGCCAGTATTTACCAAAGATGGTAAAAAATGGCTTGTG GAATATCACAAGGGTAATAAAGATTTGCTCGTCGACAACGTCGAGATGAACAACGTCGTGTATATGTTCCGTTGCCAGGACAGTACAATGGTCGTcaaaggaaaagtaaattcCATCGTGATGGATTCTTGCCGCAAATCATCGGTCGTATTTGACTCGGTCGTTTCGAGTATCGAGTTCGTCAACTGCCAAAGTGTACAGATGCAG GTACTCGGTAAGGTGCCAACTATTTCGATCGACAAAACGGACGGCTGTCAAATGTATCTCAATTCGGAATCATTGGATGTCGAGCTCATAACCAGCAAGTCTAGCGAAATGAATGTCATGGTGCCGAAAGGAAATGGAGATTAC ACGGAGTATCCTGTTCCGGAACAATTTAAAACGACCATCAGTCCGAAGGGCCTCAGCACAATTGCCGTCGATTCACTCGGCTAA
- the LOC124952529 gene encoding serine palmitoyltransferase 1, translating into MSSKFLFLESMEILSTIPQYYTLLEVFAVLLFLWFIVKKVYRRDNVTLTEDELEKKLLEWKPEPLTPEVDPNHPSLHPLKVSTRVGKRILVNDKDCLNLGTHNYLGLTENEEINEIAIETIKKYGVGSCGPRGFYGTVDVHLELEERLAKFTDTEEAIVYSYGFSTIATAIPGYCKKNDLVFADEKINFAIQKGLDASRSTVKYFRHNDVQNLHDLLLEQEKKDKKNPKAAKIKRFLIIEGIYLYTGQICPLPELIGLCKKYKLRIFIDESISIGTLGAHGKGVTEHFDVPRHEIDLIMGSLETAIGSIGGFCVGTTFIVEHQRLGALGYCFSASLPPLLTTAAITAINIMENNPHIFKSLKDKCITIDNALKEMPYIETPSFAESPLKHLYLKEKKDYAEEIKILTSISERCIENNLAIISPTYLETENKLQRPSLRLCVSVLLTESDINFAISTLKKCIKEILT; encoded by the exons ATGAGTTCCAAATTCTTATTTCTAGAATCAATGGAGATTCTCAGTACTATACCGCAATATTATACTTTGTTAGAAGTATTCGCAGTACTGTTGTTCTTATGGTTTATTGTCAAAAAAGTTTATCGTAGAGATAATGTGACTCTAACGGAGGATGAATTGGAGAAAAAGTTATTGGAATGGAAACCTGAACCATTGACGCCTGAAGTAGATCCTAATCATCCCTCTTTACATCCTTTAAAAGTGTCTACCAGAGTTGGCAAAAGAATATTAGTCAATGACAAAGATTGCCTTAATTTAGGAACTCACAATTACTTGGGCCTAACGGAAAATgaggaaataaatgaaattgcgATTGAAACTATTAAAAAGTACGGAGTAGGTTCTTGTGGACCACGTGGTTTTTATGGGACTGTTGATGTTCATCTTGAATTGGAAGAAAGATTGGCCAAATTTACGGATACAGAAGAAGCCATCGTATATTCGTATGGATTCAGTACCATTGCCACTGCCATACCtggatattgtaaaaaaaatgatttggTGTTTgctgatgaaaaaataaattttgccaTACAGAAAGGATTGGATGCATCTAGGTCGACAGTTAAATATTTTAGGCATAATGATGTACAAAATCTACATGATTTGTTGTTAGAAcaggagaaaaaggataagaaaaatccTAAAGCTGCTAAAATCAAACGCTTCTTAATCATAGAaggtatttatttgtatacagGACAAATTTGCCCTCTACCTGAATTAATTggattatgtaaaaaatacaaattaagaATATTCATTGATGAATCGATATCAATTGGTACTCTTGGTGCTCATGGAAAAGGGGTCACAGAACATTTTGATGTTCCTAGGCATGAAATTGATTTGATTATGG GATCCTTAGAAACAGCCATAGGATCTATTGGTGGATTTTGTGTTGGTACTACTTTTATCGTTGAACATCAACGTTTGGGTGCCCTCGGTTATTGTTTTTCAGCATCTTTACCACCACTTTTAACAACAGCAGCTATAACTGctataaatataatggaaaataatccacatatatttaaatctttgAAAGATAAGTGTATAACCATAGATAATGCTCTTAAAGAAATGCCATATATTGAAACTCCAAGCTTTGCTGAATCTcctttaaaacatttatatttgaaggaaaagaaagattatgctgaagaaataaaaatccttACTTCTATTTCTGAAAGGtgcattgaaaataatttagctATAATAAGTCCTACATATCTAGAAACAGAAAACAAACTGCAAAGACCTAGCTTACGTCTTTGTGTTTCTGTATTATTGACTGAAAGTGATATCAATTTTGCAATATCTACCTTAAAGAAAtgcattaaagaaattttaacataa
- the LOC124952533 gene encoding 60S ribosomal protein L30 gives MVAQRKQKKDKDSINNTLALVMKSGKYVLGYKQTLKSLRQGKAKLVIIANNTPPLRKSEIEYYAMLAKTGVHHYTGNNIELGTACGKYFRVCTLSITDPGNSDIIKSVPTGDHA, from the exons ATGGTTGCTCAAAGAAAACAg aaaaaggacaaagataGCATAAACAATACGCTTGCCCTTGTTATGAAATCGGGCAAGTATGTATTGGGATACAAGCAGACACTGAAATCTCTTCGGCAAGGCAAAGCTAAGCTCGTCATAATTGCAAACAATACTCCTCCTTTAAG GAAATCTGAGATCGAGTACTACGCTATGCTGGCAAAAACAGGTGTACATCACTATACTGGAAATAACATTGAGTTGGGGACAGCATGTGGAAAGTATTTCCGTGTTTGTACTCTTTCAATTACAGATCCTGGAAATTCTGATATCATAAAATCAGTACCTACAGGTGATCAtgcataa
- the LOC124952531 gene encoding very-long-chain (3R)-3-hydroxyacyl-CoA dehydratase hpo-8 — protein MITQQKLYLCAYNAIQVLGWSWILYTLISHYGDSSSNINLWDKIWVPLFIFQSSAYLEVIHAITGLIRSNPMIILIQISSRVFICVILLSLPTDSIGSSIILPYTFISWCIAEITRYSYYFMNLIGYIPYFLMWLRYSLFMVLYPIGISGEILCIYKVIVHSMSNPKLWSYILPNQWNFTFSFLYMLIMVLIIYIPGSPMLYKHMFLQRQKMLNTKSKAEKVK, from the exons ATGATAACTCAACAAAAACTTTATTTGTGTGCTTACAATGCAATACAAGTGTTAGG TTGGTCTtggatattatatacattgataTCTCATTATGGAGATAGTTcatcaaatattaatctttGGGATAAAATTTGggttcctttatttatttttcaaagttcCGCTTATCTTGAG GTAATACATGCAATAACGGGATTAATTCGATCCAATCCGATGATAATACTGATACAAATTTCTAGTCGTGTATTTATTTGTGttatattattgtcattaccaACGGATTCCATTGGatcatcgattattttacCATACACTTTCATATCCTGGTGTATTGCAGAGATCACTAGATATTCTTATTACTTTATGAATCTTATTGGATATATACCATATTTTCTAATGTGGTTgag ATACTCTTTATTTATGGTACTTTATCCAATTGGTATAAGTGGAGaaattttgtgtatatataaagtaattgTTCATTCCATGTCTAATCCAAAACTATGGAGTTATATATTGCCTAATCAATGGAACTTTACATTCAGTTTTTTGTACATGTTAATAATGGtcctaataatatatattccag GTTCACCCATGTTATATAAACACATGTTTTTACAAAGgcagaaaatgttaaatacaaaaagtaaagcagaaaaagtaaaatag